In a single window of the Streptomyces cinnabarinus genome:
- a CDS encoding trimeric intracellular cation channel family protein, whose translation MLQQLFTPSVQHTLDLIGIFVFAISGALLAVRKNFDVFGIAVLAEVTALGGGLFRDLVIGAVPPAAFTDLGYFLTPSLAALLVIFLHPHVERIQTGVNVFDAAGLGLFCVTGTTKAYDYGLGLTASAALGLATAVGGGVLRDVLANEVPSLLRWDRDLYAVPAIVGAAMVAMCIRYDALTPVTSGIAAVTAFVLRLLAMRYHWRAPRAWNRRSTVREE comes from the coding sequence GTGCTCCAGCAACTGTTCACCCCGTCCGTCCAGCACACGCTCGACCTGATCGGCATCTTCGTCTTCGCGATCTCCGGTGCCCTGCTGGCCGTCCGCAAGAACTTCGACGTCTTCGGCATCGCCGTCCTCGCCGAGGTCACCGCACTGGGCGGCGGTCTCTTCCGCGACCTGGTCATCGGCGCCGTACCGCCCGCCGCCTTCACGGATCTGGGGTACTTCCTGACCCCCTCGCTCGCCGCCCTGCTGGTGATCTTCCTGCACCCGCATGTCGAGCGCATCCAGACCGGCGTGAACGTCTTCGACGCGGCGGGACTCGGCCTGTTCTGCGTCACCGGCACCACGAAGGCGTACGACTACGGCCTCGGCCTCACCGCCTCCGCCGCCCTGGGTCTGGCCACCGCCGTCGGCGGCGGTGTGCTGCGCGATGTGCTCGCCAACGAGGTGCCCTCCCTGCTGCGCTGGGACCGCGACCTCTACGCGGTCCCGGCGATCGTCGGCGCCGCGATGGTCGCCATGTGCATCCGCTACGACGCCCTCACCCCCGTCACCAGCGGGATCGCGGCGGTCACGGCCTTTGTGCTGCGGCTGCTGGCGATGCGGTACCACTGGCGGGCGCCGCGGGCCTGGAACCGTCGCTCGACCGTGCGGGAGGAGTAG
- a CDS encoding ABC transporter ATP-binding protein has protein sequence MTELSKTGAAVGEPVKASSDAPTAFLEVRDLKVHFPTDDGLVKSVDGVSFKVEKGKTLSIVGESGSGKSVTSLAIMGLHRLGARGKNVRMSGEIWLDGKELVGAAPDEVRRLRGREMAMIFQDPLSAMHPYYTVGNQIVEAYRVHHDVSKKVARKRAIEMLDRVGIPEPAKRVDGYPHEFSGGMRQRAMIAMALVNNPELLIADEPTTALDVTVQAQILDLIRDLQKEFGSAVIIITHDLGVVAEIADDVLVMYGGRCVERGPVDDIFERPQHPYTWGLLGSMPRIDRDTAERLIPVKGQPPSLINVPSGCAFHPRCPYADVPKGDVTRTVRPELTQVGTGHFSACHLSPEDRTRIWTEEIAPKL, from the coding sequence GTGACCGAACTGTCCAAGACCGGTGCCGCGGTCGGGGAGCCCGTGAAGGCCTCCTCCGACGCGCCCACCGCGTTCCTCGAAGTCCGCGACCTCAAGGTGCACTTCCCTACCGACGACGGCCTGGTCAAGTCGGTCGACGGCGTCAGCTTCAAGGTGGAGAAGGGCAAGACCCTCTCCATCGTCGGCGAGTCCGGCTCCGGCAAGTCCGTCACCTCGCTCGCCATCATGGGCCTGCACCGGCTCGGCGCGCGCGGCAAGAACGTCCGGATGTCCGGCGAGATCTGGCTGGACGGCAAGGAACTGGTCGGCGCCGCCCCGGACGAGGTGCGCCGACTGCGCGGCCGCGAGATGGCGATGATCTTCCAGGACCCGCTGTCCGCGATGCACCCGTACTACACGGTCGGCAACCAGATCGTGGAGGCGTACCGCGTCCACCACGACGTCAGCAAGAAGGTCGCCCGCAAGCGGGCCATCGAGATGCTGGACCGGGTCGGCATCCCCGAGCCCGCCAAGCGCGTCGACGGCTACCCGCACGAGTTCTCCGGCGGTATGCGCCAGCGCGCGATGATCGCCATGGCGCTGGTGAACAACCCCGAGCTGCTCATCGCGGACGAGCCGACGACCGCCCTGGACGTCACCGTCCAGGCGCAGATCCTCGACCTGATCCGGGATCTCCAGAAGGAGTTCGGCTCGGCGGTCATCATCATCACCCACGACCTCGGTGTGGTCGCCGAGATCGCCGACGACGTACTCGTGATGTACGGCGGCCGGTGCGTGGAGCGCGGCCCGGTCGACGACATCTTCGAGCGGCCGCAGCACCCGTACACCTGGGGTCTGCTCGGCTCGATGCCCCGTATCGACCGGGACACCGCCGAGCGGCTCATCCCGGTCAAGGGCCAGCCGCCGAGCCTCATCAACGTCCCCTCGGGCTGCGCCTTCCACCCGCGCTGCCCGTACGCGGACGTCCCCAAGGGCGATGTCACCCGCACCGTGCGCCCCGAGCTGACGCAGGTCGGCACCGGACACTTCTCCGCCTGTCACCTCTCTCCCGAGGACCGCACGCGGATCTGGACCGAAGAGATTGCGCCGAAGCTGTGA
- a CDS encoding ABC transporter substrate-binding protein, which yields MEGKQTIMRRSALAAIAAIGTVSLVLTGCSKADDNNDNGDGNNKSAGANAATKGVVNASTAKGGTVTYEYSDVPDSFDPGNTYYAYMYNLSRLYARPLMTFKPGAGEAGNELVPDLAAAPGEPSDGGKTWTYKLREGLKYEDGTPITSKDVKYAVERSNFARDVLSLGPNYFQQFLDGGDKYKGPYKDKSDKGLASIETPDDTTIVFKLNRSFQEFDYLVATPQTAPVPKAKDKGVDYVKSIVSSGSYKFESYEEGKQAVLVRNENWDAASDPLRKQYPDKIVVKLKVNAETIDQDVRAGKAIDLGGGGVQAATQAEVVNDPDLKANTDNTFGGRLVYMAINTKLAPFDKVECRKAVQYAVDKNSVQTALGGPIRGDIATTVLPPDIPGYQKTDLYATPDSKGDAAKAKEQLKACGKSSIKTNISARSDRPQEIAAATAIINSLKQAGIDATLKQYPSGKYFTDSAGVPTFNKKQNIGLHMMQWGSDWPSGYGFEQQILHGDAIGESGNTNLSQLDNADVNSMLEEAIGTEDAAKRDALYAEIDKKTMEEAALVPLTYFKVLLYRPAGFTNLVSTAAFSGQYDYLNIGTTKK from the coding sequence ATGGAGGGGAAGCAGACCATCATGCGAAGGTCAGCGCTGGCCGCCATCGCGGCCATCGGCACCGTCAGCCTGGTTCTTACCGGCTGCAGCAAGGCCGATGACAACAACGACAATGGCGACGGCAACAACAAGTCGGCCGGCGCCAACGCGGCCACCAAGGGTGTCGTCAACGCCTCCACCGCGAAGGGGGGCACCGTCACGTACGAGTACTCGGACGTGCCGGACTCCTTCGACCCGGGCAACACGTACTACGCGTACATGTACAACCTCAGCCGGCTCTACGCCCGCCCGCTGATGACCTTCAAGCCCGGTGCCGGCGAGGCCGGCAACGAGCTGGTCCCGGACCTCGCGGCCGCCCCGGGCGAGCCGAGCGACGGCGGCAAGACCTGGACGTACAAGCTGCGTGAGGGCCTCAAGTACGAGGACGGCACGCCGATCACGTCCAAGGACGTGAAGTACGCGGTGGAGCGCTCGAACTTCGCGCGTGACGTGCTCTCCCTCGGCCCGAACTACTTCCAGCAGTTCCTGGACGGCGGCGACAAGTACAAGGGCCCCTACAAGGACAAGAGCGACAAGGGCCTCGCGTCCATCGAGACGCCGGACGACACCACGATCGTCTTCAAGCTCAACCGCTCCTTCCAGGAGTTCGACTACCTCGTCGCCACCCCGCAGACGGCCCCCGTGCCGAAGGCGAAGGACAAGGGCGTCGACTACGTCAAGAGCATCGTTTCCTCGGGCTCTTACAAGTTCGAGAGCTACGAGGAGGGCAAGCAGGCCGTCCTCGTCCGCAACGAGAACTGGGACGCCGCGTCCGACCCGCTGCGCAAGCAGTACCCGGACAAGATCGTCGTCAAGCTGAAGGTCAACGCCGAGACGATCGACCAGGACGTCCGCGCCGGCAAGGCGATCGACCTCGGTGGCGGTGGCGTCCAGGCCGCGACCCAGGCCGAGGTCGTCAACGACCCCGACCTGAAGGCCAACACGGACAACACCTTCGGTGGCCGTCTGGTCTACATGGCGATCAACACCAAGCTCGCGCCGTTCGACAAGGTCGAGTGCCGCAAGGCCGTGCAGTACGCGGTCGACAAGAACTCGGTGCAGACCGCGCTCGGTGGCCCGATCCGTGGTGACATCGCCACCACCGTCCTGCCGCCGGACATCCCGGGCTACCAGAAGACCGACCTCTACGCCACCCCGGACAGCAAGGGTGACGCCGCCAAGGCCAAGGAGCAGCTGAAGGCCTGCGGCAAGTCGTCGATCAAGACCAACATCTCGGCGCGTTCGGACCGTCCGCAGGAGATCGCCGCGGCGACCGCGATCATCAACTCGCTGAAGCAGGCGGGCATCGACGCCACGCTGAAGCAGTACCCGTCGGGCAAGTACTTCACCGACAGCGCGGGTGTCCCGACGTTCAACAAGAAGCAGAACATCGGCCTGCACATGATGCAGTGGGGCTCCGACTGGCCGTCCGGCTACGGCTTCGAGCAGCAGATCCTGCACGGTGACGCGATCGGCGAGTCCGGCAACACCAACCTGTCGCAGCTCGACAACGCCGACGTCAACTCGATGCTCGAGGAAGCGATCGGCACCGAGGACGCGGCCAAGCGTGACGCCCTCTACGCCGAGATCGACAAGAAGACCATGGAGGAGGCGGCCCTCGTTCCGCTGACCTACTTCAAGGTCCTGCTGTACCGCCCGGCCGGCTTCACCAACCTCGTTTCGACGGCGGCCTTCAGCGGTCAGTACGACTACCTCAACATCGGCACGACCAAGAAGTAG
- a CDS encoding ABC transporter permease, whose protein sequence is MTAPIETTGSPEAQPEAVLVGADKGQIEGRSLGQIAWTRFKKDKVAVAGGIVVILLVLLALLARPIQALFGLDPNAFNQDLIDPNTSLPSGDWGGMSADHPLGVEPKFGRDIATRILEGSWVSLVVAFGATILSNTIGTVLGVIAGYYGGRTDAIISRLMDTFLAFPLLLFAIAISATLQGGAFGLEGLPLHISVLIFIIGFFNWPYLGRIVRGQTLALREREFVDASRGMGAKGPYILFRELLPNLVGPIIVYSTLLIPTNILFEASLSFLGVGIQPPQASWGGMLSEAVNFYKVDPQFMIVPGLAIFVTVLAFNLLGDGLRDALDPRSGR, encoded by the coding sequence GTGACCGCACCGATCGAGACCACCGGGTCACCCGAGGCGCAGCCGGAGGCTGTGCTCGTCGGCGCCGACAAGGGGCAGATCGAGGGCCGTTCCCTGGGGCAGATCGCCTGGACCCGGTTCAAGAAGGACAAGGTCGCCGTCGCCGGCGGCATCGTCGTGATCCTGCTGGTGCTGCTCGCCCTGCTGGCCCGGCCCATCCAGGCGCTCTTCGGTCTCGACCCCAACGCCTTCAACCAGGATCTGATCGACCCCAACACCTCCCTGCCCAGCGGGGACTGGGGCGGCATGAGCGCGGACCACCCGCTGGGCGTCGAGCCCAAGTTCGGGCGCGACATCGCCACCCGGATCCTGGAAGGCTCCTGGGTGTCCCTGGTCGTGGCGTTCGGGGCCACCATCCTGTCCAACACCATCGGGACGGTCCTCGGCGTGATCGCCGGCTACTACGGTGGCCGGACGGACGCGATCATCAGCCGTCTGATGGACACCTTCCTCGCCTTCCCGCTGCTGCTGTTCGCCATCGCCATCTCGGCGACGCTGCAGGGCGGTGCCTTCGGCCTGGAGGGTCTGCCGCTCCACATCAGCGTGCTGATCTTCATCATCGGCTTCTTCAACTGGCCGTATCTGGGCCGCATCGTCCGCGGCCAGACCCTGGCGCTCAGGGAGCGCGAGTTCGTCGACGCCTCCCGGGGCATGGGCGCCAAGGGTCCGTACATCCTGTTCCGGGAGCTCCTCCCGAACCTGGTCGGCCCGATCATCGTCTACTCGACGCTGCTCATCCCGACGAACATCCTTTTCGAGGCCAGCCTGAGCTTCCTCGGCGTCGGCATCCAGCCCCCGCAGGCGTCGTGGGGCGGCATGCTCAGCGAGGCGGTCAACTTCTACAAGGTCGATCCGCAGTTCATGATCGTGCCGGGCCTCGCCATCTTCGTCACCGTCCTGGCGTTCAACCTGCTCGGCGACGGACTCCGTGACGCTCTCGACCCGCGCAGTGGCCGCTGA
- a CDS encoding MFS transporter, giving the protein MATTTIRLRALVRASGGPRYAVALAVDALGTGLLRPFLLLYGVTVLRLSAPATGVAMTVGIVAGLVCMPAVGRWLDRGARSTVVAASMLVRVAGVALLPATPQGHVWLFGAATLLLGIGNQAWPAAHAALVATVAHGRDRDTALAAGRALRNGGMGVGALIATVCLAGGTTALQALAAVTGLAYLTAAALAWSVRLAADPASAPAPGEGPPPRMRALLAANVIYVFCLNVPEIALPLILVTQLDASPVWSAAIFVANTVLVVGLQVPVTVLLSRYSRRNVLALAAVVLTVSYLGFLAAASLGPGWGAPAVAAVSVICTLGEIVYAGSATALVTALVPAHVLGRALARFELSTGFGLAVSPMAITALAPHGPAALWGSLAGATLLSGAAVAAEKDRVGGATPPARSSDGSRPAAPASGTASPAAAAQRP; this is encoded by the coding sequence ATGGCAACCACCACCATCCGGCTCCGCGCCCTCGTCCGGGCCTCCGGCGGCCCCCGCTATGCCGTCGCGCTGGCCGTGGACGCGCTCGGCACCGGCCTGCTGCGGCCGTTCCTGCTGCTCTACGGCGTGACGGTGCTGCGTCTGTCCGCTCCGGCCACCGGCGTCGCCATGACCGTCGGCATCGTGGCGGGCCTGGTGTGCATGCCCGCGGTGGGGCGCTGGCTGGACCGGGGCGCGCGCAGCACCGTCGTGGCCGCGTCGATGCTGGTGCGGGTGGCGGGCGTGGCGCTGCTGCCGGCCACCCCGCAGGGGCACGTCTGGCTGTTCGGGGCGGCGACGCTGCTGCTCGGCATCGGCAATCAGGCCTGGCCGGCCGCCCACGCCGCGCTGGTCGCCACGGTCGCCCACGGCCGGGACCGCGACACCGCCCTCGCGGCGGGCCGCGCCCTGCGCAACGGAGGAATGGGGGTGGGCGCGCTCATCGCGACCGTGTGCCTGGCAGGTGGCACCACCGCACTTCAGGCGCTGGCGGCCGTCACGGGGCTCGCCTATCTCACCGCGGCGGCCCTGGCCTGGTCGGTCCGCCTGGCCGCGGACCCGGCCTCGGCGCCCGCCCCCGGCGAGGGGCCACCGCCCCGGATGCGCGCGCTGCTCGCCGCCAACGTGATCTACGTCTTCTGCCTGAACGTCCCCGAGATCGCGCTCCCGCTGATCCTGGTGACCCAGCTGGACGCCTCCCCGGTGTGGTCGGCGGCGATCTTCGTCGCCAACACCGTGCTGGTGGTCGGCCTCCAGGTCCCGGTCACCGTCCTGCTCTCCCGCTACTCCCGGCGGAATGTGCTGGCCCTCGCCGCGGTCGTGCTCACCGTGTCCTACCTGGGCTTCCTCGCCGCCGCCTCGCTCGGGCCCGGCTGGGGTGCCCCGGCGGTCGCCGCGGTGTCCGTCATCTGCACGCTCGGCGAGATCGTCTACGCCGGAAGCGCCACCGCGCTCGTCACCGCCCTCGTCCCGGCCCATGTGCTGGGGCGCGCCCTCGCCCGCTTCGAACTCTCCACCGGCTTCGGCCTCGCCGTCTCCCCGATGGCCATCACCGCGCTCGCGCCCCACGGCCCGGCCGCCCTCTGGGGCAGCCTCGCCGGCGCGACCCTTCTCTCCGGGGCGGCGGTGGCCGCCGAGAAGGACCGGGTCGGCGGTGCTACTCCTCCCGCACGGTCGAGCGACGGTTCCAGGCCCGCGGCGCCCGCCAGTGGTACCGCATCGCCAGCAGCCGCAGCACAAAGGCCGTGA
- a CDS encoding ABC transporter permease, translating into MISYILRRTIAAVILLLVVTAVTFAIFFLLPRLAGQTADQLAQQYIGKSPSKADIAAVKANLGLDQPVYVQYWDFIKGIVSGATYDLGPTTAQCNAPCFGYSFKTHVEVWPQLTERVPVTLSLAVGAAVMWLVGGVTAGVISALKPRSFADRTFMGIALAGVSLPMFFTGQIALFLFTYKWPIFGREYVPFTENPSQWANTLFPAWCSLALLYSAIYARLTRSGMLETMSEDFIRTARAKGLRERNVVAKHGLRAALTPIITVFGMDLGLLLGGAVITEYVFSLHGIGEYAVQSIRDNDLPPILGVTLLAAFFVVVANFLVDLLYAAADPRVRLS; encoded by the coding sequence GTGATCTCGTATATCCTCCGCCGGACGATCGCAGCGGTGATCCTGCTGCTCGTCGTCACCGCGGTCACCTTCGCGATCTTCTTCCTGCTGCCCCGGCTCGCCGGCCAGACGGCCGACCAGCTGGCTCAGCAGTACATCGGGAAGAGCCCCTCGAAGGCCGACATCGCAGCGGTCAAGGCCAACCTCGGCCTCGACCAGCCCGTCTACGTCCAGTACTGGGACTTCATCAAGGGGATCGTCTCCGGCGCGACCTACGACCTGGGCCCCACCACCGCGCAGTGCAACGCGCCGTGCTTCGGCTACTCCTTCAAGACCCACGTCGAGGTCTGGCCGCAGCTCACCGAGCGCGTGCCGGTGACGCTGTCGCTGGCCGTCGGTGCCGCCGTCATGTGGCTGGTGGGCGGCGTCACGGCCGGTGTGATCTCGGCGCTCAAGCCGCGGTCGTTCGCCGACCGGACGTTCATGGGCATCGCCCTCGCCGGTGTCTCCCTGCCCATGTTCTTCACGGGCCAGATCGCGCTGTTCCTCTTCACCTACAAGTGGCCGATCTTCGGCCGCGAGTACGTCCCCTTCACCGAGAACCCCTCGCAGTGGGCCAACACGCTCTTCCCGGCGTGGTGTTCGCTCGCCCTGCTCTACTCCGCCATCTACGCCCGGCTCACCCGCTCGGGCATGCTGGAGACGATGAGCGAGGACTTCATCCGCACGGCCCGCGCCAAGGGCCTGCGTGAGCGGAACGTCGTGGCCAAGCACGGTCTGCGGGCCGCGCTGACCCCGATCATCACCGTCTTCGGCATGGATCTGGGACTGCTGCTGGGTGGTGCCGTGATCACCGAGTACGTGTTCTCCCTGCACGGCATCGGTGAGTACGCCGTGCAGTCCATCCGGGACAACGACCTGCCCCCGATCCTCGGCGTGACCCTGCTCGCCGCGTTCTTCGTCGTAGTCGCAAACTTCCTGGTGGACCTGTTGTACGCCGCCGCCGACCCGCGGGTGAGGCTCTCGTGA
- a CDS encoding ABC transporter ATP-binding protein, with amino-acid sequence MSETKKSDVTVPAQASAPVSEREVLLKVEGLQKHFPIRKGLLQRQVAAVKAVDGIDFEVRKGETLGVVGESGCGKSTMGRVITRLQDPTGGTIHFEGKDITRLNTAGMRPLRRDIQMIFQDPYGSLNPRHTIGSIVSAPFRLQGVEPEGGVKKEVQRLLELVGLSPEHYNRYPHEFSGGQRQRIGIARALALKPKLVVADEPVSALDVSIQAQVVNLMDDLQQELGLTYVIIAHDLSVVRHVSDRIAVMYLGKIVELADRASLYESPMHPYTKALMSAVPVPDPKRRGAKSERILLRGDVPSPIAPPSGCRFHTRCWKATEICKTTEPPLLQLRPGQQVACHHPENFEDQAPQDTVLLTAAKAAAELVADEVLAESAETSAAVKAAVAETAEAAETAEAEEPAGAEAEEATDEPEATDKKG; translated from the coding sequence GTGAGTGAAACCAAGAAATCGGACGTGACCGTCCCGGCGCAGGCGTCGGCTCCCGTGTCGGAGCGCGAGGTGCTGCTGAAGGTCGAGGGCCTGCAGAAGCACTTCCCGATCCGCAAGGGCCTGCTCCAGCGCCAGGTCGCCGCGGTCAAGGCCGTCGACGGCATCGACTTCGAGGTGCGCAAGGGCGAGACCCTGGGCGTGGTCGGCGAGTCGGGCTGCGGCAAGTCGACCATGGGCCGGGTCATCACCCGGCTCCAGGACCCGACGGGCGGCACGATCCACTTCGAGGGCAAGGACATCACGCGGCTGAACACGGCCGGGATGCGCCCGCTGCGGCGGGACATCCAGATGATCTTCCAGGACCCGTACGGCTCCCTGAACCCCCGGCACACCATCGGCTCGATCGTCTCGGCGCCCTTCCGGCTCCAGGGCGTCGAGCCCGAGGGCGGGGTGAAGAAGGAGGTCCAGCGCCTGCTGGAGCTCGTCGGTCTGAGCCCCGAGCACTACAACCGCTACCCGCACGAGTTCTCCGGCGGCCAGCGCCAGCGCATCGGCATCGCCCGGGCGCTCGCGCTGAAGCCGAAGCTGGTCGTGGCGGACGAGCCGGTCTCGGCCCTCGACGTGTCGATCCAGGCGCAGGTCGTGAACCTGATGGACGACCTCCAGCAGGAGCTCGGCCTCACGTACGTGATCATCGCGCACGACCTGTCCGTGGTGCGCCATGTCTCGGACCGGATCGCGGTGATGTACCTCGGCAAGATCGTCGAACTCGCCGACCGCGCCTCGTTGTACGAGTCCCCGATGCACCCGTACACCAAGGCGCTGATGTCCGCGGTGCCGGTGCCGGACCCCAAGCGCCGGGGCGCCAAGAGCGAGCGCATCCTGCTCCGGGGTGACGTGCCCTCGCCGATCGCGCCGCCGTCCGGCTGCCGCTTCCACACGCGGTGCTGGAAGGCGACGGAGATCTGCAAGACGACCGAGCCGCCGCTGCTCCAGCTGCGCCCCGGTCAGCAGGTTGCCTGCCACCACCCGGAGAACTTCGAGGACCAGGCCCCCCAGGACACGGTCCTGCTGACCGCCGCGAAGGCGGCGGCGGAGCTGGTCGCCGACGAGGTGCTGGCGGAGTCGGCGGAGACGTCGGCGGCGGTCAAGGCCGCCGTGGCGGAGACGGCGGAAGCGGCGGAGACGGCGGAAGCCGAGGAGCCCGCGGGGGCGGAGGCCGAGGAGGCCACCGACGAGCCGGAAGCCACCGACAAGAAGGGCTAA